A stretch of Dysidea avara chromosome 5, odDysAvar1.4, whole genome shotgun sequence DNA encodes these proteins:
- the LOC136256175 gene encoding zinc finger BED domain-containing protein 4-like isoform X1, with the protein MTDKKQKSPSVLKHYEVPEILPDGNFKAKCNYCQKDITGSTKATTNWWKHLRRVHSTILDEEQNEAGSQSTITQPQKKYDSKRPKQSLVTNALVDFVTDDLVPISVVDSTRFKALLGALDPQYQLPTHEHFSTVLLKSKYESLKRSLCDQLRETNTINLTIDIWSNHLNRSYLSVAGHYISDQWSLESVMLGCSQVTGRHTADKLKLWYEGIVSDFNISEKVQHIITDCRTNTTYLTLPDFEDIQDNTTSNEEFEKQDCISLSLEYDKIFEHHTCFEHMLELVVKDGMATADCIGTVIKKCSSMVPFMQRSTIATDVLREETTGQGGKLATSKWSSQLKTIRSVLSISESTLTQVENAPKLTSDNRNTLCNILEILTPFEEAADFVQAGCSPTTGYVLPCIRGLHHHMQSMVSKHQSVLATSLQQSLKKRMLYYEQNETYILAAMLDPRFKLRWCFDNDEKQKSVSILKSALGRMISQLSNTAIIDDNGEPPPKKKKSSFSFMSFMYDGEYSLSQSLPIDSVDDYIEATTVPLSTDPAKFWQDNEEKYHSLSRLAKDVLAVPTSSCPVDRLFSTTGKVFTPETCWLDDVTFKQSTFIKCNNKHTN; encoded by the coding sequence AGGAACAGAATGAAGCTGGATCACAATCGACAATCACACAACCCCAAAAGAAATATGATTCAAAACGCCCTAAACAAAGTTTAGTTACAAATGCTCTGGTTGACTTTGTTACAGATGATCTAGTTCCCATTTCAGTGGTAGACAGTACTCGTTTCAAAGCACTGTTAGGTGCCTTAGATCCTCAGTATCAGTTACCAACCCATGAACATTTCTCTACAGTTTTACTCAAAAGTAAGTATGAGTCACTCAAAAGAAGTTTGTGTGATCAGTTGAGAGAGACTAACACCATCAACCTGACAATTGACATCTGGTCAAATCATCTAAACAGATCATACCTTAGTGTTGCGGGTCACTACATTTCAGACCAGTGGAGCTTAGAGTCAGTTATGTTAGGgtgtagtcaagttacagggaGACATACTGCTGACAAATTGAAGCTTTGGTATGAGGGAATTGTTTCTGACTTCAACATTAGTGAAAAAGTGCAGCACATAATCACTGACTGTAGAACAAACACAACTTACCTGACACTGCCAGACTTTGAAGATATTCAAGACAATACGACAAGTAATGAAGAATTCGAGAAACAAGATTGTATCAGTCTTTCTCTTGAGTACGACAAAATCTTTGAACATCACACCTgttttgagcatatgttggaGCTGGTAGTGAAAGATGGAATGGCAACAGCTGATTGCATTGGTACAGTGATTAAAAAGTGTTCCAGTATGGTACCATTCATGCAGAGATCTACTATAGCAACTGATGTCCTTAGGGAGGAGACTACAGGGCAAGGTGGTAAACTAGCCACAAGTAAGTGGAGCTCTCAGCTGAAAACAATAAGGTCAGTGTTATCAATCTCAGAATCTACCCTTACTCAGGTAGAGAATGCTCCTAAACTAACATCTGATAACAGGAACACCCTTTGCAATATTTTGGAGATCCTTACACCATTTGAAGAAGCTGCAGATTTTGTCCAGGCTGGTTGTAGTCCAACAACTGGCTATGTTTTACCATGTATTCGTGGACTACATCATCATATGCAAAGTATGGTGTCTAAACACCAGTCTGTACTGGCCACCAGTCTTCAACAATCTCTCAAGAAACGGATGCTTTACTATGAACAAAATGAGACATACATTTTGGCTGCTATGCTTGATCCTCGTTTCAAGCTTCGTTGGTGTTTTGACAATGATGAAAAGCAAAAATCAGTGAGTATATTAAAATCAGCACTAGGAAGAATGATCTCACAGCTGTCAAATACAGCTATAATTGATGACAATGGTGAACCTCCACCGAAGAAGAAGAAATCCTCATTTAGTTTCATGTCTTTTATGTATGATGGAGAATACTCACTCTCCCAAAGCCTGCCCATAGACTCGGTGGATGACTATATCGAAGCCACAACCGTGCCACTATCAACAGACCCAGCAAAGTTTTGGCAGGACAATGAAGAGAAGTATCATTCATTATCAAGACTAGCCAAAGATGTTCTAGCAGTACCTACCTCATCATGTCCAGTAGACAGGTTGTTTAGTACAACAGGGAAGGTGTTTACTCCTGAGACATGCTGGCTTGATGATGTAACATTCAAACAGTCAACGTTTATCAAGTGTAATAATAAACACACAAATTAA